Proteins encoded by one window of Salvia splendens isolate huo1 chromosome 5, SspV2, whole genome shotgun sequence:
- the LOC121805955 gene encoding sugar carrier protein C-like, whose protein sequence is MAGGGFGPGPGAGKQYPGNLTPYVVITCVIAAMGGLIFGYDIGISGGVTSMDSFLEKFFPSVFRKQEAADLTNQYCKFNSQTLTMFTSSLYLAALCSSLVASTVTRKLGRKLSMLCGGVLFCLGALINGFAKAVWMLIVGRIFLGFGIGFANQSVPLYLSEMAPYKYRGALNIGFQLSITIGILAANVLNYWFAKIKGGWGWRLSLGGAMVPALIITVGSLILPETPNSMIERGQSEEARHKLKRIRGIDNVDEEFNDLVAASEASSKVEHPWRNILQRKYRPHLTMAIAIPFFQQLTGINVIMFYAPVLFKTIGFGSDAALMSAVITGGVNVLATVVSIYYVDKLGRRFLFIQGGIQMLICQVCVAIFIAIKFGVDGHPGNLPKWYAIVVVLFICIYVAGFAWSWGPLGWLVPSEIFPLEIRSAAQSLNVSVNMVFTFIVAQVFLNMLCHLKFGLFLFFGFFVMVMTIFIYFFLPETKNIPIEEMVIVWKQHWFWSRFMTDVEYGNGHGSVELKSGRGDTYHKV, encoded by the exons ATGGCGGGAGGCGGTTTTGGGCCGGGCCCCGGCGCCGGAAAGCAATACCCCGGCAACCTGACGCCGTACGTGGTTATCACGTGCGTCATCGCGGCCATGGGTGGGCTCATCTTCGGCTACGACATTGGAATCTCAGGCGGAGTGACGTCGATGGATTCGTTTCTGGAGAAGTTCTTCCCGTCGGTTTTTAGGAAGCAGGAGGCCGCTGATTTGACCAACCAGTACTGCAAATTCAACAGCCAGACGCTGACGATGTTCACGTCGTCGCTCTACTTGGCGGCGCTGTGCTCGTCGCTGGTGGCGTCCACCGTCACCAGGAAGCTGGGGCGGAAGCTGTCGATGCTGTGCGGAGGCGTGCTCTTCTGTCTCGGCGCCTTGATCAATGGCTTCGCTAAGGCTGTTTGGATGCTCATCGTCGGCCGGATTTTCCTCGGTTTTGGAATCGGATTCGCCAATCAG TCAGTGCCACTATACCTATCAGAAATGGCGCCATACAAATACAGAGGAGCTCTCAACATTGGCTTCCAACTCTCAATCACAATAGGCATCTTAGCAGCCAATGTGCTCAACTACTGGTTCGCCAAGATCAAGGGCGGGTGGGGCTGGAGGCTGAGCTTGGGCGGCGCAATGGTGCCAGCGCTGATCATCACGGTGGGCTCCCTGATCCTCCCTGAGACTCCCAACTCGATGATCGAGCGGGGGCAGAGCGAGGAGGCCCGGCATAAGCTCAAGAGGATCCGCGGCATAGACAACGTGGACGAGGAGTTCAACGACCTTGTGGCAGCCAGCGAGGCCTCGAGCAAGGTGGAGCACCCGTGGCGGAACATCCTGCAGAGGAAGTACCGCCCCCATTTGACGATGGCCATCGCCATCCCCTTCTTCCAGCAGCTCACCGGCATCAATGTTATCATGTTCTACGCCCCTGTCTTGTTTAAGACCATCGGCTTTGGGAGCGATGCCGCCTTGATGTCTGCTGTCATCACCGGTGGTGTCAACGTTCTCGCCACTGTCGTCTCCATTTATTACGTTGATAAGTTGGGGAGAAGGTTCCTTTTCATCCAGGGTGGCATTCAGATGCTTATTTGTCAG GTGTGTGTGGCGATCTTCATTGCCATCAAGTTTGGGGTGGACGGGCATCCCGGCAATCTGCCCAAGTGGTATGCCATCGTGGTGGTGCTCTTCATATGCATCTATGTGGCAGGGTTCGCGTGGTCGTGGGGCCCACTGGGGTGGCTTGTGCCGAGTGAGATCTTccccttggagataaggtcggCCGCCCAGAGCCTGAACGTGTCGGTGAACATGGTGTTCACCTTCATCGTGGCGCAGGTCTTCTTGAATATGCTCTGCCACCTCAAGTTCGGGCTGTTTCTGTTCTTCGGCTTCTTTGTGATGGTGATGACGATATTCATCTACTTCTTCCTGCCGGAGACGAAGAACATTCCGATCGAGGAGATGGTGATTGTGTGGAAGCAGCATTGGTTCTGGTCTAGGTTTATGACTGATGTTGAGTATGGGAATGGTCATGGAAGTGTTGAGTTGAAGAGTGGGAGAGGAGATACCTATCATAAAGTATGA
- the LOC121805160 gene encoding vesicle-associated protein 4-2-like, with protein sequence MAIVEERSSSSDGKVWGLFKLPFRNSHHTTSSSSSASANFAHYQQNYGHGNGNGQFPVEGSAAQATSVSSVARSLLPGRRRLKLDPSKKLYFPYEPGKQVRSAIKIKNTSKSHVAFKFQTTAPKSCFMRPPGSILAPGESIIATVFKFVEPPENNEKPMDQKSTVKFKIMSLKVKGPPTDYIPELFDEQKDEVAVEQILRVVFLDAERPSPALDKLKRQLAEAEAELEARKKPSEDTGPKFIGEGLVIDEWKERRERYLARQQVEGVDSI encoded by the exons ATGGCCATCGTCGAGGAGCGATCGTCTTCCTCCGATGGCAAAGTCTGGGGTCTGTTCAAGCTCCCTTTCCGTAATTCGCATCATACGACGTCGTCCTCCTCTTCCGCCTCCGCAAATTTCGCTCATTATCAGCAGAATTACGGCCACGGAAACGGTAACGGTCAATTTCCGGTTGAAGGATCAGCTGCGCAGGCCACCTCGGTCTCTTCAGTTGCCAGATCGCTGCTCCCTGGACGCCGTCGTCTGAAGCTCGATCCCTCTAAGAAGCTTTATTTCCCCT ATGAACCAGGTAAGCAAGTCCGAAGTgctatcaaaataaaaaatacaagcAAGTCTCATGTAGCTTTCAAG TTTCAAACGACTGCGCCAAAGAGCTGTTTCATGCGTCCACCTGGCTCCATTCTTGCTCCTGGCGAGAGTATCATAGCAACTG TATTCAAGTTTGTCGAGCCTCCAGAGAACAATGAGAAGCCGATGGATCAGAAAAGCACAGTGAAGTTCAAAATCATGAGCCTAAAAGTGAAAGGGCCACCGACTGACTACATACCTGAACTG TTTGATGAGCAAAAGGATGAAGTGGCTGTGGAGCAGATACTTCGGGTTGTTTTTCTAGATGCAGAACGTCCTAGCCCT GCGTTAGACAAATTAAAGCGCCAGTTGGCTGAAGCAGAGGCTGAGCTCGAGGCTCGCAAGAAGCCTTCAGAAGACACTGGGCCAAAGTTTATCGGAGAAGGACTTGTGATCGATGAATGG aaagaaagaagagagagatactTGGCTCGTCAACAAGTGGAGGGGGTAGACTCCATATGA